Proteins found in one Verrucomicrobiia bacterium genomic segment:
- a CDS encoding UTP--glucose-1-phosphate uridylyltransferase has protein sequence MTDKIKKIVIPVAGYGTRFLPFTKSIPKEMLPIIDRPVIQYIVEEAVAAGIEEVILITGYSKRAIEDYFDYNLELEYLLDGKGKTAEKKLIRDISDIAKFIYVRQKEQLGTGHALLQVKELINDEPFMVVSGDDIWQGSPSRLELLRDTYHKYQAPTLLTLERSNPTDYDKYGYVKTGEQLDDKTWTVTDFIEKPGQAHAHMVDQATFIGYVLTPDIFPLLENLQPGKGGEIWMTDAIHQLARQRQVVAVNGGHLNYYDCGNKMDYLKAVTEFGLKREDIGEEFRNYLKNLNL, from the coding sequence ATGACAGACAAGATTAAGAAAATTGTTATCCCCGTGGCCGGTTACGGCACACGTTTTTTGCCGTTCACAAAGTCCATCCCCAAGGAAATGCTGCCGATCATCGACCGGCCGGTTATCCAATACATTGTGGAAGAGGCAGTCGCCGCTGGCATTGAGGAAGTGATCCTCATTACTGGTTACAGCAAGCGCGCCATTGAGGACTACTTCGATTACAACCTTGAGCTTGAGTACCTTCTGGACGGAAAGGGTAAGACCGCCGAAAAGAAACTTATCCGTGATATTTCTGATATCGCCAAGTTCATTTATGTCCGCCAAAAGGAACAGCTTGGCACGGGCCATGCCCTTCTCCAGGTAAAAGAGCTCATTAACGATGAGCCGTTCATGGTGGTTTCAGGTGACGACATTTGGCAGGGCAGTCCGTCCCGCCTTGAGCTTCTCCGTGATACCTACCACAAGTACCAAGCACCTACCCTTCTCACCCTGGAACGCTCCAACCCCACCGACTATGACAAGTACGGGTACGTGAAGACCGGGGAACAGCTGGATGACAAAACGTGGACTGTTACTGACTTCATTGAAAAGCCAGGCCAGGCACACGCCCACATGGTGGACCAGGCCACGTTCATTGGGTACGTGCTCACTCCAGACATCTTCCCGCTCCTAGAGAACCTCCAGCCAGGCAAGGGTGGTGAAATTTGGATGACAGACGCCATCCACCAACTTGCCCGCCAACGCCAGGTTGTTGCTGTTAACGGCGGCCACCTCAACTACTACGACTGCGGCAACAAGATGGACTACCTCAAGGCCGTAACCGAATTCGGGTTGAAACGTGAAGACATTGGTGAAGAATTCCGCAACTACCTCAAAAACCTCAATCTCTAA
- a CDS encoding Hsp20/alpha crystallin family protein, with protein MSTLNEEPMVDPADWMEEMEGQLAIDVYQTPDNIVIKAPIAGVRQEDLEVSITDEQVSIKGERHDHQNETVEGYLVQECYWGSFSRTYQLPIAVDSDKAQARLVDGILTISIPKAAKARTHTISVQVG; from the coding sequence ATGAGCACCCTCAATGAAGAACCCATGGTAGATCCTGCTGACTGGATGGAAGAGATGGAAGGTCAGCTGGCAATCGATGTATATCAGACGCCTGACAATATTGTCATAAAGGCGCCTATTGCTGGCGTCCGCCAAGAAGACCTTGAAGTAAGCATCACCGACGAACAGGTAAGCATTAAGGGCGAACGGCACGATCACCAGAATGAGACTGTAGAGGGGTACCTTGTCCAAGAATGTTACTGGGGTTCTTTTTCCCGCACCTACCAGCTCCCTATCGCTGTAGATTCCGACAAAGCTCAGGCCCGTTTGGTGGATGGCATCCTTACTATTAGTATCCCTAAAGCAGCTAAGGCCCGGACACACACCATCTCGGTCCAAGTGGGCTAG
- a CDS encoding extracellular solute-binding protein: MHRSQSFRDAVRLTGLLGVLVLVGLMATACGSNNGAATKAPQLRVWRVDQNEDVIADIKTDFLEANKGADFSYKKKSLAGYELAALKSLSARQGPDIWSIPNDWLGDHKARLGWLGDTFFQEATKDAEGGPYKPVDWVKKIYPAGIAESITIDGHVYGLPTGVDTLRLYYNPEIFGNAYGEYEASLGEDPSDEQLQPVQNLLSGSPRTWAALVEQSKYITRRDGATITRSAIALGTADNSPNTADVLQLLIMQNDGQIVSTDHTRALFHIPKTTPAGVSVRPGENALDFLTSFSNPSKSTYTWNPSMPQALDAFGQGKVAMVIGFTDFEKQLRTKYPRMEFEVAPVPQISTAPLQPQVNLIRFWTETIPRIADNPQLALNFLRLEAAYADSLASEAGLSSPYLATLAEDPEEFPNKQILNGKAVYKKDRELFDAAFRQMIVDVSQNGLTPAQALDSGSEKINVLLAQPDE; encoded by the coding sequence ATGCACCGCTCTCAATCATTCCGAGACGCCGTTCGGCTTACAGGTCTCTTGGGCGTTCTCGTTTTGGTGGGACTCATGGCTACCGCATGTGGCTCCAACAACGGTGCTGCTACAAAAGCACCTCAGCTCAGGGTTTGGCGGGTAGATCAGAATGAAGATGTCATTGCAGATATCAAGACAGACTTCCTTGAGGCGAATAAGGGCGCTGACTTTTCCTACAAAAAGAAGAGCCTTGCTGGTTATGAACTGGCTGCACTCAAGTCCCTGAGCGCGCGCCAAGGGCCAGACATTTGGAGCATCCCTAACGATTGGCTTGGCGATCACAAAGCCCGCTTAGGCTGGCTGGGTGACACCTTCTTCCAAGAAGCTACAAAAGACGCTGAAGGTGGGCCATATAAACCAGTTGATTGGGTAAAGAAAATTTATCCTGCCGGTATTGCTGAATCAATTACCATTGATGGCCATGTGTACGGCCTTCCCACTGGCGTAGATACGCTCCGGCTTTACTACAACCCAGAAATCTTTGGGAACGCCTATGGGGAATACGAAGCGTCCCTCGGTGAAGACCCAAGCGACGAGCAGCTGCAACCCGTACAGAACCTCTTAAGTGGGTCCCCTCGGACTTGGGCTGCCCTAGTTGAACAGAGCAAGTACATTACCCGTCGGGACGGGGCAACCATTACGCGTTCAGCCATTGCCTTAGGCACGGCAGACAACTCCCCAAACACTGCGGACGTCCTTCAGCTGCTCATTATGCAAAACGATGGCCAGATTGTTTCTACGGACCACACCCGCGCACTCTTCCACATCCCCAAGACCACTCCCGCAGGCGTGTCAGTCCGCCCAGGTGAAAATGCCTTGGATTTCCTCACTTCCTTCTCCAACCCAAGCAAGTCAACCTACACCTGGAACCCGTCCATGCCTCAGGCCCTTGATGCTTTTGGACAGGGAAAGGTTGCGATGGTGATTGGGTTCACTGATTTTGAAAAGCAGCTCCGCACAAAGTACCCGCGGATGGAGTTTGAAGTTGCCCCAGTGCCGCAAATTAGCACTGCCCCGCTTCAGCCACAGGTTAACCTGATCCGTTTCTGGACAGAAACCATCCCACGTATTGCAGACAACCCACAGCTTGCACTCAACTTCCTGCGGCTTGAAGCAGCGTACGCTGATTCGCTTGCTTCAGAGGCAGGCCTTTCAAGCCCATACCTTGCCACGCTCGCAGAAGACCCTGAAGAGTTTCCTAACAAACAGATCCTCAACGGGAAGGCAGTCTATAAGAAAGACCGCGAACTGTTTGACGCTGCCTTCCGGCAGATGATCGTTGATGTTTCCCAAAATGGGCTCACGCCTGCCCAGGCTTTGGACAGTGGTTCGGAAAAGATTAACGTTCTCTTGGCCCAGCCAGATGAATAA
- a CDS encoding pilin, with product MFQKLKFLYAVVAIGAAVGTPVIAHAASPFSLPKPKQNLDGGSTPETTLTTLATRVIDIIFLLAGILAVIYLLWSGIQYITAGGNADKVKAARQGIINAVIGIVVIMAAFFIIRIATSTRGFFDKGVTGTTTTTQSTTGGGLGQ from the coding sequence ATGTTTCAAAAGTTAAAGTTCCTGTACGCCGTAGTGGCAATTGGCGCAGCCGTTGGCACCCCGGTGATTGCCCACGCGGCTTCCCCGTTCTCGCTCCCTAAGCCAAAACAAAATCTGGATGGTGGTTCCACGCCTGAGACAACCCTTACCACCCTTGCAACGCGGGTTATCGATATCATCTTCCTCCTTGCGGGTATCCTTGCAGTTATCTACCTCCTCTGGAGCGGTATTCAGTACATCACTGCCGGTGGTAACGCTGACAAGGTAAAGGCTGCACGCCAAGGTATCATCAACGCCGTTATCGGTATCGTAGTGATCATGGCTGCCTTCTTCATTATCCGTATCGCAACCTCTACCCGCGGCTTCTTTGACAAAGGTGTGACAGGTACTACGACTACTACGCAAAGTACAACAGGCGGCGGACTGGGACAGTAA